In Elaeis guineensis isolate ETL-2024a chromosome 1, EG11, whole genome shotgun sequence, a genomic segment contains:
- the LOC105038443 gene encoding mRNA-decapping enzyme-like protein isoform X1 — MSQSGKLMPNLDQQSTKVLNLTVLQRIDPFVEEILMTAAHVTFYEFNIELNQWSRKDVEGSLFVVKRNTQPRFQFIVMNRRNTDNLVEDLLGDFEYEVQVPYLLYRNAAQEVNGIWFYNAHDCEAIANLFGRILNAYSKVPPKPKASSKSSEFEELEAVPTSAVVEGPLEPPPTSSAAATVPDDSFVNFFSAATNIGSVSKPTIIGQPHQSSAAIPLSSHAPNIIPTTVPTLHSALSLPTSAPPLMPFLDAHESSSNTSRATNLVKPSFFAPASTSSSLMMPPVASSMPASPPLHPPVTMQRPYGTPLLQPFPPPTPSPSLTPPNYGSVITKDRVRDALLKLVQNNQFIDMVYQEMLNAHYS, encoded by the exons ATGTCGCAGAGCGGGAAGCTGATGCCCAATTTAGATCAGCAGAGCACCAAAGTTCTCAACCTGACCGTCCTCCAACGGATCGATCCCTTCGTCGAAGAGATCCTCATGACCGCCGCTCATGTCACCTTCTACGAATTCAACATCGAGCTCAATCAATGG AGCCGCAAGGATGTCGAAGGATCTCTCTTTGTCGTCAAGAG AAATACACAACCCAGATTTCAGTTCATTGTCATGAACCGACGCAATACAG ATAATCTGGTGGAGGATCTCTTGGGAGATTTTGAATATGAAGTCCAAGTTCCATATTTGTTGTACAGGAATGCAGCCCAGGAAGTTAATGGTATATGGTTTTACAATGCACATGACTGTGAAGCTATTGCAAATCTTTTTGGCAG GATACTGAATGCATACTCCAAAGTCCCTCCAAAGCCTAAAGCTTCAAGCAAAAG CAGTGAGTTTGAAGAGCTGGAAGCTGTTCCAACTTCAGCTGTTGTGGAAGGTCCCCTGGAGCCACCACCAACGTCATCTGCTGCCGCTACTGTTCCTGATGATTCATTTGTCAACTTCTTCAGT GCAGCTACAAATATTGGAAGCGTATCAAAGCCCACAATTATTGGACAGCCACATCAATCTTCTGCAGCTATTCCTTTGTCTTCCCATGCACCTAATATTATTCCAACCACTGTGCCGACGCTTCATTCTGCCCTTTCTCTGCCAACTTCAGCTCCCCCTCTCATGCCATTCCTTGATGCTCATGAATCTAGCAGTAACACTAGTCGGGCCACAAATTTGGTTAAACCTTCTTTTTTTGCTCCTGCTTCCACATCCTCTTCATTAATGATGCCACCAGTTGCATCTTCTATGCCTGCTTCTCCCCCTCTTCATCCTCCTGTGACCATGCAGCGTCCATATGGTACCCCATTGCTTCAACCATTTCCACCACCCACTCCATCTCCATCTCTTACTCCTCCAAACTATGGTTCTGTTATTACAAAAGACAGAGTCAGGGATGCACTGCTGAAGCTTGTTCAG
- the LOC105038443 gene encoding mRNA-decapping enzyme-like protein isoform X2, whose protein sequence is MSQSGKLMPNLDQQSTKVLNLTVLQRIDPFVEEILMTAAHVTFYEFNIELNQWSRKDVEGSLFVVKRNTQPRFQFIVMNRRNTDNLVEDLLGDFEYEVQVPYLLYRNAAQEVNGIWFYNAHDCEAIANLFGRILNAYSKVPPKPKASSKSEFEELEAVPTSAVVEGPLEPPPTSSAAATVPDDSFVNFFSAATNIGSVSKPTIIGQPHQSSAAIPLSSHAPNIIPTTVPTLHSALSLPTSAPPLMPFLDAHESSSNTSRATNLVKPSFFAPASTSSSLMMPPVASSMPASPPLHPPVTMQRPYGTPLLQPFPPPTPSPSLTPPNYGSVITKDRVRDALLKLVQNNQFIDMVYQEMLNAHYS, encoded by the exons ATGTCGCAGAGCGGGAAGCTGATGCCCAATTTAGATCAGCAGAGCACCAAAGTTCTCAACCTGACCGTCCTCCAACGGATCGATCCCTTCGTCGAAGAGATCCTCATGACCGCCGCTCATGTCACCTTCTACGAATTCAACATCGAGCTCAATCAATGG AGCCGCAAGGATGTCGAAGGATCTCTCTTTGTCGTCAAGAG AAATACACAACCCAGATTTCAGTTCATTGTCATGAACCGACGCAATACAG ATAATCTGGTGGAGGATCTCTTGGGAGATTTTGAATATGAAGTCCAAGTTCCATATTTGTTGTACAGGAATGCAGCCCAGGAAGTTAATGGTATATGGTTTTACAATGCACATGACTGTGAAGCTATTGCAAATCTTTTTGGCAG GATACTGAATGCATACTCCAAAGTCCCTCCAAAGCCTAAAGCTTCAAGCAAAAG TGAGTTTGAAGAGCTGGAAGCTGTTCCAACTTCAGCTGTTGTGGAAGGTCCCCTGGAGCCACCACCAACGTCATCTGCTGCCGCTACTGTTCCTGATGATTCATTTGTCAACTTCTTCAGT GCAGCTACAAATATTGGAAGCGTATCAAAGCCCACAATTATTGGACAGCCACATCAATCTTCTGCAGCTATTCCTTTGTCTTCCCATGCACCTAATATTATTCCAACCACTGTGCCGACGCTTCATTCTGCCCTTTCTCTGCCAACTTCAGCTCCCCCTCTCATGCCATTCCTTGATGCTCATGAATCTAGCAGTAACACTAGTCGGGCCACAAATTTGGTTAAACCTTCTTTTTTTGCTCCTGCTTCCACATCCTCTTCATTAATGATGCCACCAGTTGCATCTTCTATGCCTGCTTCTCCCCCTCTTCATCCTCCTGTGACCATGCAGCGTCCATATGGTACCCCATTGCTTCAACCATTTCCACCACCCACTCCATCTCCATCTCTTACTCCTCCAAACTATGGTTCTGTTATTACAAAAGACAGAGTCAGGGATGCACTGCTGAAGCTTGTTCAG
- the LOC105038443 gene encoding mRNA-decapping enzyme-like protein isoform X3 gives MSPSTNSTSSSINGNTQPRFQFIVMNRRNTDNLVEDLLGDFEYEVQVPYLLYRNAAQEVNGIWFYNAHDCEAIANLFGRILNAYSKVPPKPKASSKSSEFEELEAVPTSAVVEGPLEPPPTSSAAATVPDDSFVNFFSAATNIGSVSKPTIIGQPHQSSAAIPLSSHAPNIIPTTVPTLHSALSLPTSAPPLMPFLDAHESSSNTSRATNLVKPSFFAPASTSSSLMMPPVASSMPASPPLHPPVTMQRPYGTPLLQPFPPPTPSPSLTPPNYGSVITKDRVRDALLKLVQNNQFIDMVYQEMLNAHYS, from the exons ATGTCACCTTCTACGAATTCAACATCGAGCTCAATCAATGG AAATACACAACCCAGATTTCAGTTCATTGTCATGAACCGACGCAATACAG ATAATCTGGTGGAGGATCTCTTGGGAGATTTTGAATATGAAGTCCAAGTTCCATATTTGTTGTACAGGAATGCAGCCCAGGAAGTTAATGGTATATGGTTTTACAATGCACATGACTGTGAAGCTATTGCAAATCTTTTTGGCAG GATACTGAATGCATACTCCAAAGTCCCTCCAAAGCCTAAAGCTTCAAGCAAAAG CAGTGAGTTTGAAGAGCTGGAAGCTGTTCCAACTTCAGCTGTTGTGGAAGGTCCCCTGGAGCCACCACCAACGTCATCTGCTGCCGCTACTGTTCCTGATGATTCATTTGTCAACTTCTTCAGT GCAGCTACAAATATTGGAAGCGTATCAAAGCCCACAATTATTGGACAGCCACATCAATCTTCTGCAGCTATTCCTTTGTCTTCCCATGCACCTAATATTATTCCAACCACTGTGCCGACGCTTCATTCTGCCCTTTCTCTGCCAACTTCAGCTCCCCCTCTCATGCCATTCCTTGATGCTCATGAATCTAGCAGTAACACTAGTCGGGCCACAAATTTGGTTAAACCTTCTTTTTTTGCTCCTGCTTCCACATCCTCTTCATTAATGATGCCACCAGTTGCATCTTCTATGCCTGCTTCTCCCCCTCTTCATCCTCCTGTGACCATGCAGCGTCCATATGGTACCCCATTGCTTCAACCATTTCCACCACCCACTCCATCTCCATCTCTTACTCCTCCAAACTATGGTTCTGTTATTACAAAAGACAGAGTCAGGGATGCACTGCTGAAGCTTGTTCAG